Part of the Halogeometricum sp. S3BR5-2 genome, TCTTGATACCCTCCGATTCGAACGCCTCCTTTATCGCGGAGATGACCGCCGTCTGCGTCCGCCACTTGCGGCGCGCGCTGGGGCGGTCGATCCAGACGCGGACGCCGAGCACGACGGCCGAGTCGGCGAAGCGCTTCAGCACCACCTGCGGCGTGGGGACGCTCAGCGGTTCGTCCAACCGCTCGACGGCTTCCAGCGCCACGTCGGCCGCGCGCTTCGGGTCCGCGTCGTAGTCGGCGCCCACGTCGACCTCGATGCGGAGGCGCCCCTTCCGACTGCGGTTGACGAGGCTCTCCGAGGAGACGACGTCGTTCGGCACCATCACGTACTCGCCGTCGAACGTCTGGATGCGCGTGTTGACGATGGTGATGTCGGTGACGATGCCCTCGTGGTCGCCCACTTCGACCCAGTCGCCTATCTCGAACGGCCGGGAGAACATCAGGACGAACCCCGCGAGGAGCGCCCCGAGCGTCTGTCTGGCGGCCATCCCGACGACGATGCCGAGGAACCCGGCGCCGACGAGGATGCCCCCGAGGTCGACGTTCCAGAGGGCGAGCACCATGGCGACGCCGACGACGTAGAGGAACACCTGCGCGATGCGGTAGGCTATCTCGCGTTGGTGCTGGCTCACCGCGGGCCGGGCCTCCGTCACCTCGTCGACGAGTCGGCGGACGAGGCTCGTCATCGTGTACGCGCCGACGAGGATGAGAATCGAGAGCCCGAGGTTGACGAACGACCGGTAGCCGAAGTCGTACCCCTCGAACACCTCGGCGACCTGCGTCGCCTGCCCCCAGACGCCGACGATGACGGCGGCGCCCCCGACGGTCACGGACATCGTCGTCAGCGTCACGAGCAGGCTCCACAGCGCCGCCGGGACGTGTCCGGGGTCGGAGTCGTGAACTCGGTCGCCGCGCGCCAAGAGCGCCGTCACGATGAGGAGGATGACGCCGGTGACCGCCACGCGACCGGCGAACGACGGCACGAGCGAGGCGAGTTCGTCCAGCGGGGAGACGCCGCTCTGTAGCGGGACGAGGAGGGACGCGGCGCTCATCTATCGACCGTGTTCGTCGGCGAGTGCCGCCAGCGCGGCGAACTCGCTCGGGGCCATCTTCCCCGCGCGCTTCCGGAGCGTCTCCTCGTCGGCCGCCTCGACGACGGCCTCCGGGTCCGACAGCCCGGAGATGTGCGCCGTGTTGCGGATGCCGTTTCGGATGGTCTTTCGCCGCTGGGTGAACAGCGCCTTCACGAAGTCGAGGAAGAACGCCTCGTCGTCCACCTCGTAGTCGGGGTCGCGCGGCGTCACGCGGACGACGACGCTGTCGACGGCCGGCGCGGGCGAGAACGCCCCCTTGGGGACGGTCTCGACCACCTCCACGTCGCCGTAGTGCTGGGCGCTCACCGACAGGCGGCCGTACTCGCTCGTCCCCGCCTCGGCGGCCATCCGCTCGCCGAACTCCTTCTGGAACATCAGGACGAGGGGGACGCCGCGCGGGAGCAGTCGGAAGGCTATCGCGGAGGAGATTCCGTAGGGGAGATTCGAGACGCAGGCGGTGAACTCGGGGAGGTCGAGTTCGACGGCGTCGCCTTCGAGGACGGTCAGTCGACCCGATTCGACCTCGTCGACGAACTCCTCGCGGAGGAAGGCGGCCAGGCGCGCGTCGCGTTCGACCACCGTGACGCGCCCCGCGACGCGGAGCAGGCGGTCGGTCAGCGCACCCGTCCCGCCGCCGACTTCGAGCACGTGCGAGGTGTCGGCGCCCTCCGGCAGGTAGTCGGGGATGCGGTCCAGAACGCGGTCGTCGACGAGAAAGTGCTGGTCCTGGTCGGGGTCGCCGCGCAGGCCAGCGCGTTCGATCAGTCGGTCCGGGTCGCGCGGCGGGCGCGCCGCGGCCTCCGGCGTGTCCGGCTGCGGCTCGGTCATCGGCCGAGGTTTCGTCCGCGCGGGTGTAAACGTCTCGGGTCCGAGTTCCCTCGGCTCAGTCGTCGCGGCCGACGAACGTCTTGTACTTCAGGTCGTCGTCGCGCAGTTCCTCCATGACGCGTTCGACCAACACGTCGCGGGCGTGGTGGAGCCCGGAGACGCGGTCTTCGACGTCCTCGAAGCTCTCGAACGGGCCGCGCTTGCGCTCGTCGAGGATGTTGTTCCGCAGTTTCTTGCCGATGCCCGGCAGGAGGTTCAACTGGTGGAGGCGGAGCGTGATGGGCTGGGCGTCGTTGTAGAAGTCGACGAACCGACGCTCGTTCTCGGTGACGATGTCCTCGACGACGTACTCCAACTCCGAGTGGGCCGTGTTCGAGAGGTCGTCGTACTCCACCTCGCGGAGTTCCTCGACCGCCGTGCGCCTCTCTGCGGGGAACAACACCACTCTGTCCCCGATGGACGTGTCGGAGTCGTCTCCCAGCCGAAGCTCGAAGAGGCGGAAGTTCCGCTCGCCCAAGGCGTACGCCAACGGCGACTTCTTGTACCGCGGGCGGTCGTCGTCCGGCCGCCCGTGGGGGAGGTGGTCGAGGACGATGGCGTACTGTACCTCCTCCTCGGCGTCGGCGCCGCTCTCGGTCTCGTCGACCGGCGAATCGGGGTCGGCGTCTCCGCTCTCAGCGCTCGTCATGTCATCCGATACGCCGAGGGCGTATTTAAACAGTTGGCCGTTTCGGCGGGCGGGCGGCGTCGCTCGCGGTTCGTCTTCGGGAGCCGTCGGCGGAAAAGGACCCGACCGGTCTCGGAACTCAGACGTACTTCGCGACGACGTTCAGCACGTCGTCGAGTTCGTCGCCGCTCAGGGCGTACCGCTCTTGGGCGTAGACGGCGCGGAGTTCGTCCCGGCTCTGGGGCAGGAGGTCCGCGATTTTGAACGCGGTCGTCTCGTCCACCTTCTCCAGTTCGAGGAGTTCCTCGACGAGTTCGCGCGACTCCCCGGCGTCGAGGACGGCGAAGCGGTTGACGTGTTCGATGGCGCGGGCGAGTTCGTAGCGCAGTTCGCGCTCCTCGTCCGCGGCGCGTTCGGCCTCGACGTCTTCGAGCAGGTCTTTGACCTCGCTCGTGGTGAGGTACTCCTCGTGTACCTTCTCTTTGAAGATGGTCATCGCGGGGGAGTTACTGCTGGGCGCGCAGGTGGGCGGGGCGGACGACGAGTATCTTGTCCTTGCCGCCGTCGTTGATTTCGACTTTGAACGCGCGGCCCTGCTTGCCGACCACTTCGCCCGTGTGGCCGTTGAAGCGCGGGTGGAAGCGGCCCTTGCGCACGCTGGGGTCTATCTTCAGGTGGACTTTCTGACCCTCGTCGTACTCCTGAATCGCGCGCTGCGGCGGGGAGGTCCCCCGCTCGCGGGGGTTGTTCGAGAGCTTTCCTCGCGTCCCGTGAAGCGGACCGTTTGAGCTCGGCATAGTCGTGAGGCAGTCTACTGGTGACGGAGGTATAAAACGCACGTTCCTGTTCCGCGGCCGTGCGAGGGGCTCGGGGAGCGACGAAAACGGGCGGAAGGGGAAGAGTCACGCCGGTCGCGCGAGAGGGGCCCGACATGGACGACAGCGACGACCAGCGCATCGAGACGCGCGCGATTCACGCCGGACAGGACCCCGACGCGGAGACGGGCGCGCTGATGACGCCCATCCACGCCAACTCGACGTACCAACAGGACGGCCCGGGCGAGCACCGCGGCTACGAGTACTCGCGGACGGGCAACCCCACTCGGACGGACCTCGAATCGAACCTCGCCTCGCTGGAGGGCGGCGCGCACGGCCGCGCGTTCTCCTCGGGAATGGGCTCCATCAACACGGTGCTCAACCTCCTCGAAGCGGGCGACCACGTCGTCACCGGCGACGACGTATATGGAGGAACGCACCGCATCTTCACGCAGGTGTACGAGCAGTACGACCTCTCGTTCGACTTCGTCGACACCACCGACCACGACGCCGTCGCCGACGCGATGCGCGAGGAGACGGCCCTGCTGTGGGTCGAGACGCCGACGAACCCGTTGATGCGCGTCAACGACATCGGCGCGCTGGCGGACCTCGCCGACGAGTACGACGCGCTCTGCGCCGTCGACAACACGTTCGCCACGCCGTACCTCCAGCGACCGCTCGAACACGGCGCCGACATCGTCTCGCACTCGCTGACGAAGTACCTCGGCGGCCACTCGGACGTGGTCGGCGGCGCCCTCGTCACCGACAGCGAGGAACTCGACGAGCAGATCGGGTTCTACCAGAACGCCGTCGGCGCGACGCCGTCGCCGTTCGACTGCTTTCTCGTCCTCCGCGGGACGAAGACGCTCCCGGTCCGCATGGACCGTCACTGCGACAACGCCCGCGAACTCGCCTCGTGGCTGGAGGGCCACGAGCGCGTCGACCGGGTGTACTACCCCGGTCTGGAGTCGCACCCGCAGCACGAACTCGCGGCCGAGCAGATGGACGACTTCGGCGGGATGCTCTCCTTCGAGGTGGACGGCTCGCTGAGTCAGGCTTCCGACGTCGTCTCGGAGACGGAGGTGTTCACGCTCGCGGAGAGTCTCGGCGGCGTCGAGAGCCTCATCGAACAGCCGGCGGCGATGACGCACGCCGCCATCCCGCGGGAGGAACGGGTCGCGGCCGGCCTCGCCGACGGCCTCGTCCGCGTCTCCGTCGGCGTCGAACACGTCGACGACCTGAAAGCGGACCTCGACAGGGCGTTCGACGCCGCGTTCTAACGGCTCCGCGGCGGAGTTCCCAACCGTCGGGAACGAGGTAAAAGGATACGCTCTCGGCGGGCGTCTCTTCGTACATGGTTCAAGAAGTCACCGCGGGGGACAGCAGGCGTACCGTCGACGAGCAGGTGATGCAGTACGACGTCGACTCCGTCGAACCGCCGCGGCCGGGCGGGGTGCCGAGCCACCTCGGCGAGCGGTTCGGTCTGGGCCTGTCCGCGACCATCCTCCTCGGCGCCGTCGTCGGCGTCGCCCTCACGTGGGCGCTGGGCGGGGGCACGCTCCTGCCGCTGTTCGTCGCGCTCGGCGCCGGGTTTATCCTCTCGCCGCTGGCCGGCCTGCTGGCGGTGGAGCTGAGCGACTGAAAAGGAAACTCGAGTCGGCGCCGCGGTTCAGATGCGGCCGACGTTCTCGACGGAGACGCTCTCGACGCCCTCGACGCCCGTGAACGCCTCTTCGACGGCCTCCGTGCCGCCGGCGTCGTCGGGGACGATGACCGTCGGGAGGAGCGCGACGAGGCCGAACGCCACGTCGTCGCGCTCGAAGCCGTTTATCTTCGCGCCCTCGGGAAGCGAGTCCTCCAGGCGCTCCTGAAGCTCGTCGAGGTCCATCTCGGGGCTGTCCGGCATGACCTTCATCTTGGCTGCGACCTTCCCCATCGTTACGGCCCCATGAAGCCGCAGTCGGGACACTCGTAGAGGTTGCTCTGCTTTCGGCACTTCGCGCAGCGCGAAATCTCGGTGCCGCACTCCGGACAGCTGAACGTCGCGGCGCTCATGCCGGAGATGTTGATGCCGCAGGACACGCACTGTCTGGCGTGTCGCTGCTCGGAGTCGGATTGGCTCATACGAATACCAACCCGGCGGCGACTTTTAACGATTGTCTTTTCGGGCCTATCCGAGCGACCCGAGCGCGACGGGCGCTAGCAACACTCCCATCAGGTGGACGCGCCGGACGCCGAGACGCGGCGGTACGAGGCCGACCAGCGCCGCGAGGGCGAACGCGCACAGGCCGGCCCATCCGGCGAAAGCGGCCGCCAGCGCCCACAGCAGGACGAGGACGGCCAGCGAGAGCGGACGGTGGGGGAGTCGACCGACTAAGGACAGATAGCGGTCGCCGACGAGTGGGACGAGCACCGTTCCGACGCCCGCCGCGAGGACGACGACGGCGAGCGCCGAGAGGGAGCCGAACGGCGACCCGCCGCCGCCGACGGCGGAGAGGGCGACGGCGACGCCGCTTCGCTCGTCGCCGAGGACGGTCAGCGCCGTCGCCGCGAAGACGGCCGTCGCGGTGTCCGCGCCGCTGGTCGCCACGACGTACGCGCGGTCGGTCCGCTCGCGTCGGCCGCCTGCGTCCTCTTCCGCCGTCCCCGCTCCCGACTCCCCGCCGACGCCGCCGAGTGCCAGCACCGTCGCCACGCCCGCTGACACGCCGGGGAGGTAGCCCACCAGGGCCCCGCCGCCGACGCCCGACAGCGCCGCGCGGAGCGTCGTCCGGGGGGAGAGAGCGACGCCCCGCCCGACCTGCGGCGGTATCGCCCCGCGACCGGAGAGCGCGTCCACGAGCACCGGCGCCCCGAACAGACCGGCGAACAGCGGCGCGAGCATCGACGCCGCCGCCTCCGGGGCGAGCGCCCCCGCCGTCGGCGCGTCGAGGGCGAGGAACCCGAGCGCCGCCGCGAGGCCGAAACAGCCGGTCCCGGCGAGGCGCCGGGGCCACGTCGGTTCGGCGGCGACGAGGAGGCAGACGACGGCGGCGAGTAAGAGTGGGAGCGCCGCGTCCAACTCCGCGCGGCCGGCCGCGACGAGGGCCGACAGGGGGAGCGACAGCGGTACCGCGACGGCGACGGCGACGCCGCTCCCGAGAGCCGAGAGCCTGAGCGCCTCCCTCCCGCGTCCGGCGAGGACGAGGCGGTGTCCCGGCAGCGACCCGGCCGCCGTCGCCGCGTCGGGGACGCCGAGGACGAGGGCAGGGACGACGTCGAGGAAGGTGTGGACGACGCCCGCCGCGAGGACGGCCGCGCCCGCCGCCGCCGGCGGTCCGGGGAGCGTCGGCGCCGCGGCCGCCAGCAGGAGGGCGAGGGCGTTGACGTGGAGCCCGGGAATCAGGCCGCTCGCGGTTCCGAGCAGGACGCCGCCCGCGACGAACCCGACGGTCAGGAGGGCGGTATCGAGGTGGGACGGTGCGACCATCTGCGCGTGCTGGCCGCGCTCTCGTATATGAACGTGCGGTCGGGGCCGTGCCCGCACCGTGAATCTCGCGGGGAGCGGAACGTCGTTCACCCGGTGAAAATATTCACGGAATAACTACACGTTCTCCGGAACCGTCGGTCGACACGTCGAGAGGTGGCCGTGACGGGTCCTCTGTGTTGGGACCGGTCGCGTCGCGGTCGGTCTCTCGGCGGAAGGTGGACGAGATGAGACAAGACAAACGCGACATACCGGTCAGAGTCGACACACCAGACGCAGTCGCTCGTCAGCAGACGGGCTTCGGTGACGCGAGCGGGTACGGGGAACTCAGCGGCGAGTACTTCACGTTCGCCGCTGAGACGGACATCACGCCGCTGTTGGCGGGTCTCGAAGACGACCACTGCCAGTGTCCCCACTGGGGGTACGTCGTCGCGGGACGCCTCGGCGTCGGCTACGCCGACGGGAGCAGCGAGGAGACTCGGGCGGGCGAACTGTTCTACTGGCCGCCGGGACACACGGTCCGAGCGCACGAGGACTCGGAAATCGTGATGTTCAGTCCTCAGGAGGAGCACTCGGCCGTCATCGAACACATACGGACGAAGATAGCCGAGAGCGCCGAGTGACGGCGCCCTCGAACTCGACTGAAATATTTTACGTCATCTATGCATAGTGCTAGCATGGGAGACGCGACCCAAGCGATCGAGTTCCTGGCGCGGTCGGAACACCGCGTCGCGGTGCTGGAAGCTCTCGCCGAGGAGCGGCACGACCGGCGGGACCTGCGCGAGTCGACCGGCGCGTCCGACCCCACCGTCGGACGCGTTCTCCGGGACCTCGAGGAGCGTTCGTGGATCGCCCGCGACGGACCGCGCTACGAACTCACGCCGCTGGGCGAGTTCGTGACCGAACGGTTCCTCGAGTTGCGAGCGGGGATGGAAACCTGTGAGACGCTCCGGGAGGTCTGGCGGTGGCTTCCGCGGGAGATGGAGGGGTTCGCCGTCGAGAGCTTCGAGGACCTCGTGGTGTCGTATCCCGGGCCGAGTTACCCGTACACGCCCGTCGAGCGGGTCAGCCACCTGCTCGAATCGACCGACTCCATCCGCGGGCTCGGGACGACGATATACAAATCGGGCAACCTCGAGGTGTTCTGTCGGCGCGTGCTGGAGGGGATGGAGATGGAGTACATCTACTCGCTTCCCGTCCTGCGCGCCATCGTGGACTGGAACCCGGAACTGACCGCCAGAGCGCTCGAACGCGACAACTGCACCGTGTTCGTCCACGAGGACCTCCCGGACGGCGACCGATGCGGGCTCAACGTCATGGACGACCGCGTCGGAATCTGCGGTCACGACCCCGAAACCGCACAGCTCGAAGCCGTCATCGACACGAAGTCCCCGGACGCCCGCGAGTGGGCGGAGGCCGCCTACGAGCGGCACCGGCGGGAGGCGCGGCCGTTCGAGGTTCGAGAGCTACTCACTCCCGACTCCCGGCGGGAGTCCCGACTCCGCGTCGAACCGGGGTAGCCACTGCGCGACGGGTTTCAGAAAAATTTCAGGATGTACTGACGATTCGAGGTGCGACGTCCGGACGGACGCGCGAACTCCGGCGTTAGCCGAAGAGTTCGCCGAGGCCCTCGCCGGAGGACTCGTCTTCTTCTTCCTCGTCGTCCTCGTCGGCGGCGGCGTCCTCGTCGCCACCCTCGTCCTCGTCGTCGTCGTCGGACGTCTCGACCTCGCCACCCGAGCTACCGCCAGCGGCGGGCGCGGGAGCGGCGGCGGCCGTGTCGACGGCCTCCTCGATGTCGACGTCCTCCAGCGCGGCGACGAGCGCCTTGACGCGGGATTCCTCGACGTCCACACCGGCGGCGTCGAGCACCGCGGTGACGTTGTCTTCGTTGATCTCTTCGCCCGATTCGTTCAGGATGAGAGCTGCGTAAACGTATTCCATTGTCGTGTTCCTCGTTGATTATCCGAACATCGCGCCGAGGCCGTCGGCACCGTCGCCGTCGTCGTCGTCGTCGTCATCAGCGTCGGCGTCGGTGTCGTCGGCGTCGGCTTCTTCTTCGTCAGTCGATTCGTCTGCGTCCGCCTCGTCGGCGGATTCGTCGGCCGCCGGCTCGGGCGTCTCGACGCCGCGGAGCTCCTCCGGCAGGGCCTCCTCGTCGTCGATCTGCGCCGCGAGCGTGCGGAGCTGCGCGTCGGCCTTGGCGATGAGGTCCGGAACGAGTTCGGGGTCCTCGATGGCGGCGAACAGGCCGAGGGCCTTCGCCTCGCCGGCGGCCTTCGCGAGCATGGTGGGCGCGGTCTGCGCCGTCGGGTAGCCCGCGTTGATCGAGAGGTTGCGGGCGCCCGCCGCGGCGGACTGGATGTCCGCGCGGTACTCGTCGACGTCGATGGCGAGCTCGTCGGGCTCGAACAGGACGCCCTCGGAGTAGACGCCGCGGAGGTCGAGACCGACCTCCTTCGGCTCGATACCGAGCTCCGCC contains:
- a CDS encoding mechanosensitive ion channel family protein; translation: MSAASLLVPLQSGVSPLDELASLVPSFAGRVAVTGVILLIVTALLARGDRVHDSDPGHVPAALWSLLVTLTTMSVTVGGAAVIVGVWGQATQVAEVFEGYDFGYRSFVNLGLSILILVGAYTMTSLVRRLVDEVTEARPAVSQHQREIAYRIAQVFLYVVGVAMVLALWNVDLGGILVGAGFLGIVVGMAARQTLGALLAGFVLMFSRPFEIGDWVEVGDHEGIVTDITIVNTRIQTFDGEYVMVPNDVVSSESLVNRSRKGRLRIEVDVGADYDADPKRAADVALEAVERLDEPLSVPTPQVVLKRFADSAVVLGVRVWIDRPSARRKWRTQTAVISAIKEAFESEGIKIPYPQRELMGREEENGFVVSGGERAAAPRDRSPAPDSPTATTDGGDGEDESAESAESEENEGAETPEGDGGDSPDGEDS
- a CDS encoding 16S ribosomal RNA methyltransferase A, producing the protein MTEPQPDTPEAAARPPRDPDRLIERAGLRGDPDQDQHFLVDDRVLDRIPDYLPEGADTSHVLEVGGGTGALTDRLLRVAGRVTVVERDARLAAFLREEFVDEVESGRLTVLEGDAVELDLPEFTACVSNLPYGISSAIAFRLLPRGVPLVLMFQKEFGERMAAEAGTSEYGRLSVSAQHYGDVEVVETVPKGAFSPAPAVDSVVVRVTPRDPDYEVDDEAFFLDFVKALFTQRRKTIRNGIRNTAHISGLSDPEAVVEAADEETLRKRAGKMAPSEFAALAALADEHGR
- a CDS encoding DUF655 domain-containing protein, which gives rise to MTSAESGDADPDSPVDETESGADAEEEVQYAIVLDHLPHGRPDDDRPRYKKSPLAYALGERNFRLFELRLGDDSDTSIGDRVVLFPAERRTAVEELREVEYDDLSNTAHSELEYVVEDIVTENERRFVDFYNDAQPITLRLHQLNLLPGIGKKLRNNILDERKRGPFESFEDVEDRVSGLHHARDVLVERVMEELRDDDLKYKTFVGRDD
- a CDS encoding RNA polymerase Rpb4 family protein; this encodes MTIFKEKVHEEYLTTSEVKDLLEDVEAERAADEERELRYELARAIEHVNRFAVLDAGESRELVEELLELEKVDETTAFKIADLLPQSRDELRAVYAQERYALSGDELDDVLNVVAKYV
- a CDS encoding 50S ribosomal protein L21e, with amino-acid sequence MPSSNGPLHGTRGKLSNNPRERGTSPPQRAIQEYDEGQKVHLKIDPSVRKGRFHPRFNGHTGEVVGKQGRAFKVEINDGGKDKILVVRPAHLRAQQ
- a CDS encoding cystathionine gamma-synthase; its protein translation is MDDSDDQRIETRAIHAGQDPDAETGALMTPIHANSTYQQDGPGEHRGYEYSRTGNPTRTDLESNLASLEGGAHGRAFSSGMGSINTVLNLLEAGDHVVTGDDVYGGTHRIFTQVYEQYDLSFDFVDTTDHDAVADAMREETALLWVETPTNPLMRVNDIGALADLADEYDALCAVDNTFATPYLQRPLEHGADIVSHSLTKYLGGHSDVVGGALVTDSEELDEQIGFYQNAVGATPSPFDCFLVLRGTKTLPVRMDRHCDNARELASWLEGHERVDRVYYPGLESHPQHELAAEQMDDFGGMLSFEVDGSLSQASDVVSETEVFTLAESLGGVESLIEQPAAMTHAAIPREERVAAGLADGLVRVSVGVEHVDDLKADLDRAFDAAF
- a CDS encoding elongation factor 1-beta translates to MGKVAAKMKVMPDSPEMDLDELQERLEDSLPEGAKINGFERDDVAFGLVALLPTVIVPDDAGGTEAVEEAFTGVEGVESVSVENVGRI
- a CDS encoding HVO_2753 family zinc finger protein; translated protein: MSQSDSEQRHARQCVSCGINISGMSAATFSCPECGTEISRCAKCRKQSNLYECPDCGFMGP
- a CDS encoding tripartite tricarboxylate transporter permease, yielding MVAPSHLDTALLTVGFVAGGVLLGTASGLIPGLHVNALALLLAAAAPTLPGPPAAAGAAVLAAGVVHTFLDVVPALVLGVPDAATAAGSLPGHRLVLAGRGREALRLSALGSGVAVAVAVPLSLPLSALVAAGRAELDAALPLLLAAVVCLLVAAEPTWPRRLAGTGCFGLAAALGFLALDAPTAGALAPEAAASMLAPLFAGLFGAPVLVDALSGRGAIPPQVGRGVALSPRTTLRAALSGVGGGALVGYLPGVSAGVATVLALGGVGGESGAGTAEEDAGGRRERTDRAYVVATSGADTATAVFAATALTVLGDERSGVAVALSAVGGGGSPFGSLSALAVVVLAAGVGTVLVPLVGDRYLSLVGRLPHRPLSLAVLVLLWALAAAFAGWAGLCAFALAALVGLVPPRLGVRRVHLMGVLLAPVALGSLG
- a CDS encoding cupin domain-containing protein; translated protein: MRQDKRDIPVRVDTPDAVARQQTGFGDASGYGELSGEYFTFAAETDITPLLAGLEDDHCQCPHWGYVVAGRLGVGYADGSSEETRAGELFYWPPGHTVRAHEDSEIVMFSPQEEHSAVIEHIRTKIAESAE
- a CDS encoding helix-turn-helix transcriptional regulator → MGDATQAIEFLARSEHRVAVLEALAEERHDRRDLRESTGASDPTVGRVLRDLEERSWIARDGPRYELTPLGEFVTERFLELRAGMETCETLREVWRWLPREMEGFAVESFEDLVVSYPGPSYPYTPVERVSHLLESTDSIRGLGTTIYKSGNLEVFCRRVLEGMEMEYIYSLPVLRAIVDWNPELTARALERDNCTVFVHEDLPDGDRCGLNVMDDRVGICGHDPETAQLEAVIDTKSPDAREWAEAAYERHRREARPFEVRELLTPDSRRESRLRVEPG
- the rpl12p gene encoding 50S ribosomal protein P1, with the protein product MEYVYAALILNESGEEINEDNVTAVLDAAGVDVEESRVKALVAALEDVDIEEAVDTAAAAPAPAAGGSSGGEVETSDDDDEDEGGDEDAAADEDDEEEEDESSGEGLGELFG